The DNA segment CCCCACAAAGGCTCGACAGCAACCCTTTATGCCTGATGACCATAGCAAGTTGGTCCCACTCCTTCCCATCCCGAACAGGACAGTGAAACGACTTTGCGCCGATGATAGTGCGGGTTCCCGTGTGAAAGTAGGTCATCGTCAGGCTCCTACAGCCCAAGCCGCCCTCAGATCCTCATCGGTCTGAGGGCGTTTTGCTTTTTGGAGATCCAGATTGCAGTTGCAAGAAATTCTGTATTCCCAAGGGTTTGGCACCAGAAGGGTGTGCGCAGGCCTGATTCAGCACGGACATGTGCAACTGCGCAAGAAGAACGATACGGGTGATGCGTGGGTTTGCACGGATGCCAGTCTGGACATCGATCCTGAGGGGCTGACGTTCCATGTCCAGGGCAAGGTGTGGCAATGGCACGAGCGCGCCTACGTCATGATGAACAAGCCAGCGGCCGTGGAGTGCTCGCAGAAGCCGTCCACCTATCCGAGCGTCTATACCTTGTTGCCCGATCCTTTGCGGCAGCGGCCGGGGCCGGGAAAGATCCTCGGAGTGCAGACCATCGGCAGGCTGGACCAGGATACGACGGGACTGTTGTTGCTGAGCGATGACGGCAGTTTCATCCACCGCGTGAGCTCTCCGAAGAAACAAATACAAAAGACTTACAGAGTGCACGCCAAGTATGATCTTTCTCAACAGCAGAAGGATCAGCTGCTGAAAGGCGTCGTCTTGAACGATGATCCGAAGCCAGTGATCGCTGCGGACTGTGTACTGCAGGAGGGTTCGGTCTTCGACCTCACGGTCACGGAGGGCAAGTACCACCAGATCAAGCGGATGGTGGCTGCCGTGGGTAACCGTGTGGAGCAGCTGCACCGCATCCGCATCGGTGGCTTGCATCTGCCCGACGATCTGCAGGCCGGCGATTGGCGATGGCTCGGTGACGATGATGTCCGCAGGATTTTTGAAGGTTGAACTCCGGGCGTGGTACCTGGGCGTGCGGTGA comes from the Paracidovorax avenae ATCC 19860 genome and includes:
- a CDS encoding pseudouridine synthase, translating into MQLQEILYSQGFGTRRVCAGLIQHGHVQLRKKNDTGDAWVCTDASLDIDPEGLTFHVQGKVWQWHERAYVMMNKPAAVECSQKPSTYPSVYTLLPDPLRQRPGPGKILGVQTIGRLDQDTTGLLLLSDDGSFIHRVSSPKKQIQKTYRVHAKYDLSQQQKDQLLKGVVLNDDPKPVIAADCVLQEGSVFDLTVTEGKYHQIKRMVAAVGNRVEQLHRIRIGGLHLPDDLQAGDWRWLGDDDVRRIFEG